A window of the Pseudomonas fluorescens genome harbors these coding sequences:
- a CDS encoding L-serine ammonia-lyase, giving the protein MSLSVFDLFKIGIGPSSSHTVGPMRAAARFVEGLRRENLLSATTSVRVELYGSLGATGKGHGSDKAVLLGLEGEHPDTVDTETVAARLAEIRGNGRLNLLGEHSIAFNEKEHLAMIRKPLAYHPNGMIFRAFDAAGLQIRSREYYSVGGGFVVDEDAAGADRIVEDATPLTFPFKSAKDLLGHCATYGLSISQVMLTNESAWRPEAETRAGLLKIWQVMQDCVAAGCRNEGILPGGLKVKRRAAALHRQLCKNPESSLRDPLSVLDWVNLYALAVNEENANGGRVVTAPTNGAAGIIPAVLHYYMRFIPGANDDGVVRFLLTAAAIGILYKENASISGAEVGCQGEVGVACSMAAGALCEVLGGSVQQVENAAEIGMEHNLGLTCDPIGGLVQVPCIERNAMGSVKAINAVRMAMRGDGQHFVSLDKVIRTMRQTGADMKSKYKETARGGLAVNIIEC; this is encoded by the coding sequence ATGTCGTTAAGCGTGTTCGACCTGTTCAAGATTGGCATAGGCCCCTCCAGTTCCCACACCGTCGGCCCGATGCGCGCTGCTGCGCGCTTCGTTGAAGGCCTGCGCCGGGAAAACCTGTTGTCGGCCACCACCAGCGTCAGGGTCGAGTTGTATGGATCCCTCGGCGCCACCGGCAAGGGACACGGCAGCGACAAGGCCGTGCTGCTGGGCCTGGAAGGTGAACACCCGGACACCGTGGATACCGAAACCGTCGCCGCCCGTCTCGCGGAGATTCGTGGCAACGGGCGTTTGAACCTGCTCGGCGAACACAGCATCGCGTTCAACGAGAAAGAACACCTGGCAATGATCCGCAAGCCGTTGGCCTATCACCCCAACGGCATGATCTTCCGTGCCTTCGATGCGGCGGGACTGCAGATCCGCAGCCGCGAGTACTACTCGGTCGGCGGCGGTTTTGTGGTCGACGAAGACGCGGCCGGAGCCGACCGCATCGTCGAGGACGCTACCCCGCTGACCTTTCCGTTCAAGAGTGCCAAGGACTTGCTCGGTCACTGCGCCACCTACGGGCTGTCGATCAGTCAGGTGATGCTGACCAACGAAAGCGCCTGGCGCCCGGAAGCGGAAACCCGCGCCGGCCTGCTGAAAATCTGGCAAGTGATGCAGGACTGCGTGGCCGCCGGCTGTCGCAACGAAGGCATTCTGCCGGGTGGCCTGAAGGTCAAGCGGCGGGCGGCGGCGTTGCACCGGCAACTGTGCAAGAACCCGGAATCGTCGCTGCGCGATCCGCTGTCGGTGCTCGACTGGGTCAACCTCTACGCTCTGGCCGTCAACGAAGAAAACGCCAACGGCGGGCGTGTAGTGACAGCACCGACCAACGGCGCTGCAGGAATCATTCCTGCGGTGCTGCATTACTACATGCGCTTCATTCCCGGCGCGAACGATGACGGCGTGGTGCGCTTCCTGCTGACCGCGGCGGCCATCGGCATTCTGTACAAGGAAAACGCCTCGATCTCCGGAGCCGAAGTCGGCTGTCAGGGCGAGGTCGGCGTGGCCTGCTCGATGGCGGCCGGTGCACTGTGCGAAGTGCTCGGCGGCAGCGTGCAGCAAGTGGAAAACGCCGCTGAAATCGGCATGGAACACAACCTAGGCTTGACCTGCGACCCGATCGGCGGGCTGGTTCAAGTGCCATGCATCGAACGCAACGCCATGGGCTCGGTCAAGGCGATCAATGCCGTGCGCATGGCCATGCGCGGAGACGGGCAGCACTTCGTCTCCCTCGACAAGGTCATCCGCACCATGCGCCAGACCGGCGCCGACATGAAAAGCAAATACAAGGAGACCGCCCGCGGCGGTCTGGCGGTCAACATTATCGAGTGCTGA
- the gcvH gene encoding glycine cleavage system protein GcvH: MSELRFTEDHEWLRAEADGSVTVGITAFAQNALGDVVFVQLPELQAYEKGAEAATVESVKAASGVYMPLDGEVLATNPALEDSPELVNEDPLGEGWFFRFKPADASAVAKLLDQDAYDRLIKAQAEA; this comes from the coding sequence ATGAGCGAGTTGCGTTTTACTGAAGATCACGAATGGCTGCGCGCCGAAGCCGATGGTTCTGTCACCGTTGGCATCACCGCTTTCGCGCAGAACGCCCTGGGCGACGTGGTGTTCGTGCAACTGCCTGAATTGCAGGCGTACGAGAAAGGCGCCGAAGCCGCCACCGTGGAATCGGTAAAAGCCGCCAGCGGCGTTTACATGCCACTGGACGGTGAAGTCCTGGCCACCAACCCGGCCCTGGAAGACAGCCCTGAGCTGGTCAACGAAGATCCGCTGGGCGAAGGCTGGTTCTTCCGCTTCAAGCCGGCCGACGCTTCCGCCGTCGCCAAGCTGCTGGATCAGGACGCTTACGACCGCCTGATCAAAGCCCAAGCCGAAGCCTGA
- the gcvP gene encoding aminomethyl-transferring glycine dehydrogenase, which translates to MTQVNLGTANEFIARHIGPRAGDEQAMLNSLGFDSLEALSASVIPESIKGTSVLGLDDGLSEADALAMIKGIAGKNQLFKTYIGQGYYNCHTPSPILRNLLENPAWYTAYTPYQPEISQGRLEALLNFQTLISDLTGLPIANASLLDEATAAAEAMTFCKRLSKNKGSHQFFASIHSHPQTLDVLRTRAEPLGIDVVVGDERELTDVTPFFGALLQYPASNGDVFDYRELTERFHAANALVAVAADLLALTLLTPPGEFGADVAIGSAQRFGVPLGFGGPHAAYFSTKDAFKRDMPGRLVGVSVDRFGKPALRLAMQTREQHIRREKATSNICTAQVLLANIASMYAVYHGPKGLTQIANRVHHLTAILAKGLSALGVTVEQASFFDTLTLATGAQTAARHDKARAQQINLRVIDAQRLGLSVDETTTQADIETLWGLFADGKTLPDFATLAAAAQSTIPAALVRQSPILSHPVFNRYHSETELMRYLRKLADKDLALDRTMIPLGSCTMKLNAASEMIPVTWAEFGALHPFAPAEQSAGYQQLTDELEAMLCAATGYDSISLQPNAGSQGEYAGLLAIRAYHQSRGEDRRDICLIPSSAHGTNPATANMAGMRVVVTACDARGNVDIEDLRAKAIEHREHLAALMITYPSTHGVFEEGIREICGIIHDNGGQVYIDGANMNAMVGLCAPGKFGGDVSHLNLHKTFCIPHGGGGPGVGPIGVKSHLTPFLPGHGHMERKEGAVCAAPFGSASILPITWMYIRMMGGAGLKRASQLAILNANYISRRLEEHYPVLYTGSNGLVAHECILDLRPLKDSSGISVDDVAKRLIDFGFHAPTMSFPVAGTLMIEPTESESKEELDRFCDAMIRIREEIRAVENGTLDKDDNPLKNAPHTAAELVGEWTHPYSREQAVYPVASLIEGKYWPPVGRVDNVFGDRNLVCACPSIESYA; encoded by the coding sequence ATGACCCAAGTAAATCTCGGCACCGCCAACGAATTCATCGCCCGTCACATCGGCCCGCGCGCCGGTGACGAGCAAGCCATGCTCAACAGCCTCGGCTTCGACTCGCTCGAAGCCCTGAGCGCCAGCGTCATCCCGGAAAGCATCAAGGGCACCAGCGTGCTCGGTCTGGACGACGGCCTGAGCGAAGCCGATGCCCTGGCAATGATCAAAGGCATCGCCGGCAAGAACCAACTGTTCAAGACCTACATCGGCCAGGGCTACTACAACTGCCACACGCCGTCGCCGATCCTGCGCAACCTGCTGGAAAACCCGGCCTGGTACACCGCTTACACCCCGTACCAACCGGAAATTTCCCAGGGCCGTCTCGAAGCGCTGCTGAACTTCCAGACCCTGATCAGCGACCTCACCGGCCTGCCGATCGCCAACGCTTCGCTGCTCGACGAAGCCACCGCCGCTGCCGAAGCCATGACCTTCTGCAAACGCCTGAGCAAGAACAAGGGCAGCCACCAGTTCTTCGCCTCGATCCACAGCCACCCGCAAACCCTCGACGTGCTGCGCACCCGTGCCGAGCCGCTGGGCATCGACGTGGTCGTGGGCGATGAGCGCGAACTGACCGACGTGACGCCGTTCTTTGGCGCACTGCTGCAATATCCGGCCAGCAACGGTGATGTGTTCGACTACCGCGAACTGACCGAACGCTTCCACGCGGCCAACGCACTGGTGGCCGTGGCCGCTGACCTGCTGGCCCTGACTCTGCTGACTCCGCCGGGCGAATTCGGCGCCGACGTGGCTATCGGCAGCGCGCAACGCTTCGGCGTGCCGCTGGGCTTCGGTGGCCCGCACGCGGCTTACTTCTCCACCAAAGATGCGTTCAAGCGCGACATGCCGGGCCGTCTGGTCGGTGTTTCGGTTGACCGCTTCGGCAAGCCGGCCCTGCGTCTGGCGATGCAGACCCGCGAGCAACACATCCGCCGCGAGAAAGCCACCTCCAACATCTGCACCGCGCAAGTGCTGCTGGCCAACATCGCCAGCATGTACGCCGTGTACCACGGCCCGAAAGGTCTCACTCAGATCGCCAACCGCGTGCATCACCTGACCGCGATCCTGGCCAAGGGCCTGAGCGCACTGGGTGTGACCGTCGAGCAAGCCAGCTTCTTCGACACCCTGACCCTGGCCACCGGCGCGCAAACTGCCGCGCGGCATGACAAGGCTCGCGCTCAACAGATCAACCTGCGGGTGATCGACGCCCAGCGTCTGGGCCTGTCGGTCGACGAAACCACCACTCAAGCTGACATCGAAACCCTGTGGGGCCTGTTCGCCGACGGCAAGACCCTGCCGGATTTCGCTACGCTGGCCGCTGCCGCGCAAAGCACCATTCCAGCTGCGCTGGTGCGTCAGTCGCCGATCCTCAGCCACCCGGTGTTCAACCGTTATCACTCGGAAACCGAGCTGATGCGCTACCTGCGCAAACTGGCGGACAAGGACTTGGCACTGGATCGCACCATGATCCCGCTGGGCTCGTGCACCATGAAGCTCAACGCCGCCAGCGAAATGATCCCGGTGACCTGGGCCGAATTCGGCGCCCTGCACCCATTCGCCCCGGCCGAGCAAAGCGCCGGTTACCAGCAACTGACCGATGAACTGGAAGCGATGCTCTGCGCCGCCACCGGTTACGACTCGATCTCGCTGCAACCGAACGCCGGTTCCCAAGGCGAGTACGCAGGTCTGCTGGCGATTCGCGCCTACCACCAGAGCCGTGGCGAAGACCGTCGCGACATCTGCCTGATCCCGTCGTCCGCCCACGGCACCAACCCGGCGACCGCCAACATGGCCGGCATGCGCGTGGTCGTGACCGCGTGCGACGCCCGTGGCAACGTGGACATCGAAGACCTGCGCGCCAAGGCCATCGAGCACCGCGAACACCTCGCCGCGCTGATGATTACCTACCCGTCGACCCATGGCGTGTTCGAAGAAGGCATCCGCGAAATCTGCGGCATCATTCATGACAACGGCGGCCAGGTGTACATCGACGGCGCCAACATGAACGCGATGGTCGGCCTCTGCGCACCGGGCAAGTTCGGCGGCGACGTGTCGCACTTGAACCTGCACAAGACTTTCTGCATTCCGCACGGCGGTGGCGGCCCGGGCGTCGGCCCGATCGGCGTCAAGTCGCACCTGACCCCGTTCCTGCCGGGCCATGGCCACATGGAGCGCAAGGAAGGCGCGGTCTGCGCAGCACCGTTCGGCAGCGCGAGCATTCTGCCGATCACCTGGATGTACATTCGCATGATGGGTGGCGCAGGTCTGAAGCGCGCTTCGCAGCTGGCGATCCTCAATGCCAACTACATTTCCCGTCGCCTGGAAGAGCACTATCCAGTGCTGTACACCGGCAGCAACGGCCTGGTGGCGCACGAGTGCATTCTGGATCTGCGTCCACTTAAAGACAGCAGCGGCATCAGCGTCGATGACGTCGCCAAGCGTCTGATCGACTTCGGTTTCCACGCCCCGACCATGTCGTTCCCGGTGGCAGGCACGTTGATGATCGAGCCGACCGAAAGTGAATCCAAGGAAGAACTGGACCGCTTCTGCGACGCCATGATCCGCATCCGCGAAGAAATCCGCGCAGTGGAAAACGGCACCCTGGACAAGGACGACAACCCGCTGAAGAACGCTCCGCACACTGCGGCAGAGCTGGTGGGCGAGTGGACTCACCCGTACAGCCGCGAACAAGCGGTGTACCCGGTGGCGTCGTTGATCGAAGGCAAGTACTGGCCGCCGGTCGGTCGCGTCGACAACGTGTTCGGCGACCGCAACCTGGTCTGCGCCTGCCCGTCGATCGAAAGCTACGCTTGA